DNA from Acidobacteriota bacterium:
CGCTAGGCTGCGGTGCCATTGCTTCCCCTTGGAGGGCAGCCCTTCACGCGCCTCCTGTTCGAGACGTGTCGCGGCTACTTGTACGGACTTCAGCGGTTCCCCCAGAGGCGAATGGCAACTCGTGGCTTCTCGGGAGAGTGCGCCGAATTCGTCTGCTGTGCTGGAGAGAAGATCTGCGACGTCCTCTTTTCCGCCTCCCTTTTCGTTCGGGCCTACCGCGACTGCGAGACGGAAGTCGCGCTCGTAGCGCCGTGCCACCCTGGCGACTCTTCTCGCCAAGGAGTTGGGAGGCTCAGCACCGGCTCGCAAGTGTCGGAGGGCTTTGAACAGCGTCGGGCGCTGGACACCAGGTGCCGCGGTCGTGAACGCGGCCCACTCTTCACCGTTCCAGAGCCAGGCAGGGACCTTGAGCTGTTGCGCTGCGTTGGTTGCTTTCTCAACCTGGAAGAGCCTCACGTCCAGGTCTGAGAAGGCGTGAGCGTACTCTCCGTGTGGGTCGAGGAGGATGAAGCGGGCGTTGGGAGGGCCTGCCCTTTCGTGTTGCTCCCGCGCGTTCGTCGCTTCGTTGATCGACTGTCGCAGCAGGCCGGCCACGGTACAGGACTTGCCGGAGCCCGTGTTTCCAAGCACTGCTAGGTGGCGTCCGAACAAACGGTCGGGGTCTACGTGCACGGGCGCATTGCCGGCGAGAGGTGCTTGGCCCAGAAGGACACGGCCCCGTGTCGCCGAGCGGTCGCCTTCAACGATTGCCTGAAGCTGTTCCCGGGTGGGCAAGAGGACTTGATCGCCGAGAACCGGGGCCGCGTCGACACCACGGCGAAAGACGAGCGCGCAGCGGCCGTCCTGAAGTGTGCTTACGAGCGTTCCCAAGGGTACGAGTGATGCGATGCGTCGGGGAAAGGGAAGATCCACGAATCCATGCGCTCGCGACTCGCCGGCCGGTGGGAATGGCGCAGGGCGGGCACGCACCGACGTGATCCAACCGACCGTTGAACCCACCTCGCTCGGAATCGTCAGGTAGGTGCTAATGCGAGGAAACGCAGTCGGCCGGCCGTTCGTGATCGCGGTCGCCAGCGGCGCCTCGGAGCTGATTGCTACCTCGATCTGGTTCGCCGACACCTCGTCGACGGTGCCAATTGCTCGGTCGCTTGGGTGTGAGCCGGAAGTCGTCACACGTTTGCTACCTTGCCGTCGGGCTCCTCGTTCTGCCCGCCTCCTCCGACATGCGGGTCTGGTCGTGTACGCTTCAGGATTTCGGTCATGGTTCCGAGGTTGAAGTCGATGTAGGGCTTCGGCAAGTAGTGCTCGACCAGCTCGAACAGGCTGCCAAAGTGCTCGCCGACCAGGATTGTGATCTGCTGCTCGCGCATGCTGGCCTTCACGAATCGCTCGGCCCGCCTGCCGGTGTCCTCGTAGGACAGGATCACGAGATGTGTCGACGGGATCGTGAGCATATCCCGGATCACCCGGTTCACGTGATCGTCACCGAAGCCGTAGCCGTAGGTGACCAACACGGTGTCGGGTCGGCAGACCGCGGCTGCGAAGTCACGAAACAGGTCTGCGTAGGGATACTCCAACGTCTCCGTGTCCTTAGCGGCATTCGGGTAGATCATCAAGCTGTTGGTTGCCCGTGAAGATACTTCGGAGTCAGTAGGTTCCGCGCCGAACGGAAGAGTGTGTTGGACGATCTCGGGGCCTCCTAGGTGAGTCTTGCGACTGTGCCAGTCGAGCGAGCCATGCAGCTTCGTGAGCCTCACGACGCCGTCGAGGTAGCGGGGCTCGCCGCGCAGCCCAGGGGGGTTGTAGTGCAGGTCGACAGCAGGGCGGGACGAGCGGAAGACTGGAGACAACCGTCCAACGAATCGATCGAGAACTCGGAGTCCCAGGAACTCGCAGCCGTACTCGATCAGTCTGTCGTAGTTCGTTGTAAAGATGTGCAGCCTTTCGCGAGAACCAGGGCGGTTACTGAAGGTCTGGAAGAAAGAGGATAGTAACCGTAGACCTTCTACGTGGCCGTCCGCGAAGGCGTCCCGGATCTGACGCTCCGAGAGGAGTAGTGCATGCCAAAAGTCCTGCAGTGCGGTTTCGTACTCCCGCTCCCATGTGCGGAGCTGGGCCGAGGCGTCCTTGTCCCCGTGGAGTCCAAGAATGCGGAGCCCACTGACGAGCTCTGCAACGGCACGCATCTGGTCTTCAAAATTCGGTTTACCGCGTGCCGAACGCTCGGCGGCATCTTCAGCGGCTTGCTGAATCGCACCCGCCATCTCGTGTCGAAACTCAACCATCCCCATATCCAGTGCTGCGACGTCCACTGCTGCGCCGACGGCCGTGGTCAGGCCACTACCTACGAGGAGGTTGACATGCTCGCCTTGGATCAGAGCAGAGAGCCAAGGCCGGATGTGGAGCTTCTGTTCTTCCGGATCAGGTGCCTCGTTCTTTGACCAGACATGGGTCCCGGCTCGAGCGTAGTGGGTGGGCCAGGCTGGAAGGCATGTGGCGTCGGCACTGCCGGTCATGAGGCGGTCCGGGTCACGGCCTGGTCATACCAGAGTAGGAGCTTTTGGTCCTCCTGCAGGACTGTCGGAGGAAGTCTGTCAGCGACTCGGATGATGGTGTCGTAGTCACCGTCTTGGTACGCGCGGAAGAAGCCAGCGCGGACGGCCTCAAGGCGGAAGAGCTTCAGGCGGCGCTGGGGTGCAGCGACGTACTCCTTGAACTCGCGGAGGAGGAGACCGTTGCGGCGCTTCTCTACGTCAGCAGCTTTCTTCGGGTCGGGTACGTACCAGCGACCGGCGCCCTTCGCTTTCAGAGCAGGGTGGTCTTTAGGGAGTTTGCGAAGGTCCTTGTAGTTCGTCGAGAGATAGGAGTGGATCTGGCTGGGGACATCACCCGAGCCGCCGTAGAGGAGGAAGTTCTGGTCTAGCATGTCAGATAGTTCGGGTAGCTTCTCGTGCTTCAGTTGACTCCGCAGTTCGCGCAGGAAGGCTGGGTGGAGATCCTGAAAACTCTGAGGTTTGTGGAGCAGTTGCTGTCTCAGCCATTGGATCGTCGTCGCCTCGTCGCGGACGAAGATCTCCAACTGGGCCACCTCGCTGGCTGCCATTCTCTTCCGGTCGTACTCCGTGACCTGGTCGGGAAGGAAGACCATGCCGTCGCGTTCGGGGTAGCGCTGGCTGACGCCGACCAGGAACTCGCCCACGGACAGGGGCACGGCGACCTCGCGAAGGACATGGAAGGCGACCATGCGGTCGAAGAGGATATGAGGCTGCCGCTCGTGGACAATCTCGGTCCGGCCGTCCTTGGCCACGAAAACTGGAAGTTGCTTCAAGTGTGTGCGTAGGAAGTCCCAGGCGGCGTCCTCAGTGCCTTTGGTCAGCTCGAAGCGCCCTTCCAGGCCGTCGTTTGGCTTGTAGGCTGAGATGATGAGGTCCTGTTTGACGGCTGTGCTCGTTACCTGTTTGAACGATCCCTGGCTCTTGTCCATAGTCCGCACGTCGGCGACGACAAAACCTGCCGCGAGCAGCCCTTCCTGAATCGCCGTCCAGACCGCGTTGCTGGAGTTATGGAAGACTACAGTAATCCAGCGACCTGGCTTGAGGACACGTCTGTACTCCTCGAACGCTCGTTGCATCAGGCGCTGGTACGTGGGTAGGCCCTTAGCTCTGACGCGATCGACAATTGCCTCTGGCGCCGCATTTGTCAGCACACCGTGCCAGGATTCGATTAGGAAGTTCAGGTCAGCGTAGTAGATGTTCTCGCCGAAAGGGGGGTCGGTGAAGATGTAGTCTACGGAACCGTCGGGGACGCTAAGGGCCGCCGCCGTTCCCGCCGTCACGATACATGGGGCTCGTCCTTTGTCGTTGGCAGAAAACGCCTTGGCAAGCCGGGACAGCTTGTTGCCGAGGTTGTATCTGGGTGACACTTCTGCGATCTGGGAGCCTACGTAGTACACGCCGGACAACTGCCGATTGACTTGCGAACCGCCGAGCCGGCCGTGTTGGACCGGCTGGTAGCGATTGAGAAGGGACATCCCCCAGACGGCCTGCTCGACGAAGTAGAGCAGCATGTGTCGGACTCGTGGGTCCGAGTAGGAGCTGGCACGTCGCCAAAGAGCGGTCAAAGCGTGTGCGGCCCTTGGGAGGTAGAGGTGGTGTATGGCGGTTGTCTTCGTTGTTGCCATCCGCCCGACCCGAGTCATCTGGCATTCGGGAAGCGAATTGACTGGGAAGGCAGCCGGCAGCGGCATGGATGCGATCCGCTCGAGCAGGGCGGTGTCCGCTGATGTCGGGGTCTTTTCGTACCGTTCTCCGCCCACTCGATAGTGAATCAGGGCAGGTACACGTTTCGGACGTTGTCGCACCTCCCCGGTCGCAGGATCGACGTAGTTGTCCAGGCGGAGTTCCATGTTCTCCTTGCGGGCGACGGCACTGCACTGGGGACAGGCGATGGTCGGGTCGGTACGGCCTGTGGTCCTGTCTAGAGCTTCCAGCACGAAGACGAGTTCGGCGCCGCAGTTCAAGCAGCCGAAGACCTCGCTCCAGACCGTGTAGCTGATTCGCCCCTTCGTCCGCTCGTCCGTGTGCAGTGTCTCGTACATCCAGCCCAGTTCCGCATCGACCTCGTCGAGCAGTTTGCGACCAGCCTCGGCGAATTCGTCCACCTCGATGGGCAGCGTGTAGTTCGCCGCGATGAAGCCTGCGAGCGGGGATAGGTCGTTCAGGATGGCCCGGCGAGCGCCCCATTTTGGCTTCCCCAGGCCCTGCTCCGCCCACGTCGCTTCGAGACGCTGGCGGTAGCTCTTCGGTGCCGACTCGCACCATTGAGCCGCGACGCCGGTCATCCCGGAGCCGGAGAAGCCGTCGAGAACGAGATCGCCTGGTTCGGTGTAGTGGAGCAGGGAAGGGAGGATCGCTAGATGGGGCACCTTCGTGTGGTAGCCATGCGCTCGGTAGACGGCGTGTGTCTTCCCTTCCTTGACGTCGACGGCGAAGGGTGTGCGGCGGTATGGCTCGTCAGGGTCGTAGGGCTTACCGTACGTTGCTACGAACTCGTCCAGAAAGGGATTCGGGCAGGCGGTGTGCAAGGGCGGGTCGGACAGATTCAGGATGTCCTCGATTTCGCCTTCGGGGAAGCCGACCTCGTCCTTCCAGCGCTGGAGCAGGCCCTTGGTGCGATCCGCCGAGCGCATCCGTTCGACGAGCGTGCGGAGTTGCGCTTGGCTGCCCATGGGCCAATGCCGAATGGCCGAGAGCCGAGCCACGGCGTGCTCGGCACCGTCCCAGGGAACACCGTCGAGCCGAGTGTGGAGTTCCTCCAGCCCCTTTCTCAGCCTGCCCAGAAAGTGCTCCCGGCGTTCGTCGTCGCTCTCGAAGGTCAGCCCCAGGCATTCGACCGGGCCGTCGTTGGAGCCGTTCGTTGAGGAGGCCTTGTACAGCTTGTCTTGTGTGGGCGGCTCGGCGCGGCCACCGCGCACAGCGCCCGTCCACATGTCATTGGGCATCGGGGCGCTCTCCTTGGGTCGTTGCTGCGCTCTTGGCAGAGGCGCTCAGACGACGGGCCTTGATCGCGATGCCAGCCGGAGTGAGCACATAGGCTTGACGCGGATGGTGAGGCTGATCCGGATGAGTCATCTGGAGAACCCCCGTGTGCAGCAGGGGGTCCAGATGCTGCGCCTTGAAGTAGCCCCGGTTCTTCATTCTCACTGCCGACATCAGCTCGGCCAGACGGCGGGGCGTATCGCAGAGCCGGATGATCCGATCCTGAACGGCCGTTAGCTCCGCCAAACCTGGACCTTGTGCAGTGGACAAGTTCGCCGTTGGCTGGCCGGGTTGTGCAGTGGACAAGTCTCCGGGCGGTGGTGCGGAGGGAGCGTCCGAGGACCGGAAAGCTCCGGCACGACCTAGTTCGCCAAGCTGCTCCTCAAGGTGAGCGGCCGGGACGAACAAGGGAGCCTCGGAGCCTTCAAGCGGCGAGATCAGCGCCTGAGCCGTCAGCCTGTTGAGGACGGCCATGACGTCGCCACCGGAGAGACCCGTCACGGCCCGAACATCGCCAAGTCGCAGACGTCCTTCGCGGCAGGCGAACGCGAACGCCCTGGATTCCGGGTCGCTCAAGCGAACCCCCAAGCTCGCTTGAAGGAGGAGTTGCCGTTCAGAGACGAGCTCCTCCTTGAGGAGAGTGATCTCGAAGGTCTTCTCGACCCTGTCGCTGGCGATGACAGGCGGCACGTGACCGAGCTGCCGCTGGTGGCCGAAGATGGCGCGAAGCCCTGAACCTGCCTGCTCACTCAGACCGATGCGACGGAAGGCCGTGACTATCCTCGGGTTGCGGACTGCCGTCCCTTGCGGTTCCAGGAGGGCCTCCGCCGAGACGAAAGCGTCTCCGGGGTTCCACAGCGACGTGCGGTCGTCATACGAGTGGATCTCCGCCTTGCGCGAGTGGTCGGCATAGTCCTGATGTATCAGCAGGTTGATCGCCGCCTCGCGGAACGCCGCGTAGTCCGGGGGACGATCGGCTCGTTGCAGCGTCTCCGGGTGGAGAGCGAAGGGGACCTCTGCGCGTTGCAGATAGCGATTGTGAAGTACCTTCCACGCTTCTATGAGGTTCGACTCGATGACGAGTCGGTCCGTCCATCGCTGGTCGTCGAAGCCGTCGGGCCAGTCACCGCGGTGCCACTGCCAGTCGACAACCGGTCGCGGCAGGAGTTGGTGGAAGGCCGACGGGCTACCGAACAACAGGACCGCCGCACGGGTTGGTAGGAGGCGGTCGCCCTTCTCGACTATGAGGCCCCATTCAAGAAGGAAGTCCGTGTCTGACCATTCCGGGTCATGGCTCAGGTTCCGATCTTCAAGGAGACGTCGGTACCAGCGGACGGACGAGGCGTCGAAGCACCGTTCGGGGTCGAGGTCCACCGCGACGCTGTCATAGGTGACGTCTGCGGCGTCGCGGAGCAACCGTTCGATCTCGGCTGGTGTACACCTTTCGTCGGCCGCCCCGCGGCGGAGAAACGAGAGCTTGATGTCTCCATTCAGATAGACAGGTTTGTCCTGTCTCTGGGCTTCTGGAATGTAGAAGACGATCAGCGCCTTGCCTTCATCCTCTAGGAGCTGACCTTCGGCTTCGATGGCTCGGTTGAACTTCTGACCGGAGCGCAGAACTGTGAGGAAGTCGTTCTGCACTCTGTCGACTTCGATGACACCGACGACCTCAAGGTCGCCGTCTTTGTCGCGGACGCCGAACACGAGCCGGCCGCCTTGCGTGTTCGCAAACGCGGAGACGGTTGTGTAGGCCTCTCCTGGAACGCCACGTTGGGCGGCCTTGAACTCCAGATCTTCCCACTCGTAGCCCTTGATACGCCGGATGAGTTCTTCCCTGTTCATGAGAAGCTACTCGAGCACGATCCGGACCCTCGCCGGATCCTCTCCCTTGGTGAGACTGTCCACGTACTTCGCGAACCGCTGCTTCATCTCAGTGGGAGCTGCGGGCGACCCGCCGTCGAGCAGGGCAGTGCGGACCTCCCCGATGTTTGCCTCTACTTTGACAAGCCCCGATAGGACGGCGCGGACTCCGTCGATGAGCTCAGATGTCAGCGACTCGGGTAGCTCTCCGGACCGTAGGAAAGCCTCGACGGGCGTGCGGCGCTCAGGATCGAGCAGGGCGATGTTCTCGCTAGTCGAGGGATCGTCCAGGTTCGCGAGCAGTGTCTCGGACCACGCCTTCAGTATCCCGTCGAGGCGGTCGTCAATGCTCGCCAAAGCCGTGGCTACGCCTGGAGAGGAGTCCTCCATTGAAGGCCTGAACTCGCAGTGGGAGCAGGTCGGCCTTGCATCGAGGTCTTCCTTGGTCAGCGCGAAACAGGTCGTTAGCCGCTCAAGTCCCTTTCGCAGGTCCTCCAATTGCCGAGTCGGTAGCAAGTCGATGGCCGAGAGGGTGTCGAGTCGCGCGAATCGTACGTCCCGAAGCAGGGCCGTCTTCCGGCGATCGTCGTTGACACCGAGCCGAGCCTTGGTGTGGAGGGTGAGGTACCGTTCAATGTAGTCCCGCTTGAGATCGTCGAGTGCGCTTAGCACTCGCCGGCGGACCGTAGCGGTGTCCTGGGGCGAGCGGTTCGCCAGTTCCGCGAGGACCGCTTTCCTTGTCGTCTGCAGCTGACGCGTCCATTCTTCGGAGGATGGGCCCGAGTTGGAGAGTGCGGCCTCGGCCGCGGCGAAGTAGGTCTCCGCGGGCGCAAGTTCCACTGCCAGACGTTGGGCGCTCTCGGCCTCGTCAAGAGCACGGATCGCCGCCTTGTGGCTCCTGACGTCACGGGCGTCCGGCCTGAAGTTCTTGAGCTTTCCGGGTGTGTTGAAGGCCTGGACCGTCTCCAGGAAGTTCTTGGTCCGTGCCAGGTTGAACACCGGATGCGCGGTCTCTTCCTCGCGGACGAGCGTTTGCCCCCAGAACTGAAGGCCGCCCCGAACCGCGTCTTCGGCGCGGACCAGACGGTCGATCATCTGCTGGACGCCGACTTGAAGTTCGCGAACCGGCGCCTCCTTGCCTTGGGTGACGAGCGCGGCGACGCCCGGGCTCTGGCCTAGCAGCTCGAACAGGGCGCGGAGGCCCGGGACGTTCCATTCCTTAGGTGGCTCGACATGCTTGAAGCGGGCCAGTTCATCGACCGAGATGGCGGCGATGGTCGAGAGGTCCGAGGCATCGAACTTCCTGCCTGACACTAGGAGGACGAGGGCCCCAGCGTGCACCAGCGCCGCAAGCAGCACGACCACCCACTCGGGCTCCAAGCGGAGGGTTTGCGGGGCCATGTACTCGACGCCGAGTAACTCCTGGATCAACTCTGATCGGTTGACGACCTGGCCCTGGCCCTTTCGGCCCAAGGCATCCAGAATGTGTCGTGCGTACCGCGAGTTGTCGGGGTCCAGGCGTTCACCGTCGAGAAGCTCGAGCGCATCCAGCACGGCGGCAGCCTGCCTGGTCCTGGATGCTCCGGCTATGCGCCGTAACGCGTCCTGTGCTGCCTGCGGACGGCTCTCCGCGGTGATCAGCACCGAGAAGCTGGGATACTCCGGTGCCCGGTCTGCGAAGTGGGCCTCCAGACAGATGCCGGCAACTGCGTTCATCAGGTCGCGCAGGTTGATCCGTGAGGGAGTCGTCGCCGCGGAGAGCCCCGGAACAGCTTGACCTTCTGTCCATGCGAGCAGCGGCTTGCGCCGACCCCGATGGACCACTTCAAAGGCCGAGTCCATGTGCTCTTGAAGCCAGACGACCAGGCTGCGAAGAAAGCCGGAGGCCTTCGACTCGTAGGTAGCTTTCGCGTGGCCGGAGGAGGTCGAGGCAAGTTCGGCCGCAGCCGCGTAGCTGCGCAGGATGTTCCGAAACTCGTCGTCCGCGCCCGTCAGATGGACCAAGACCTCGTCCTGTGCCCTCTCGTCCTTGAAAGAGGGGGGCTCGTTGGGCTGAAGGAAGTAGATGTAGAAGTCTCGCGGCGGTACGGCCGTGGATCGTTCGTTCGGAGCGCCGAAGAACAGGTAACCCTGACGTGCCGCCTTGCGGCTGCGCCATTCGAGATCGTGCTCCCAGATGCGGTAGCCCGTGACATAGGTTTCGTCCGTGCACTCCATCGCCTGGCGAAGCGCCTGGTAGTAGTACCGGTCGAGCCGTGCCGGGTCGAGGCTCTCCGCCCGCCGCTCGATCAGGGCGTCGAAATCGTCCGTCTTCTTCAGGTCGAGGTAGTACTGGCCGTTCTCCGGGTTGGACGAGATGAACTGGCCGCTGACCGTCCGGTGGATCTCCCGGAGGACGGTCGCTACTTGAGAAACCAGGTCGTCGGTGGGGTCGCCCCCGAGGTCTTCGATGCCCTCCTGGTAGAGGCAGAGGCTGTCCCGCAGTTCAGCCGGTGTGGCGCCGAGAGGAGTGTCCAGACCTCCGGTGGTCAGTCGGTGGACCGAGAGCGCATGGATGATGCGAAGCGCCATCGGCTTGTAGTTCGGTCTGCCAAACGCCTGCTCCACTCGGGACTCGAGTACCTGACTGCAGTCGATGACAGCCTTGATGTCGGGAATGGTGCGGAAGGACGGGTTGCCTCGCAGCGTGGACCAGTAGTCGTCGTAGGCGATCAGGCCCGGGTGTTCCGAGGGCAGTTCGCACGCCAGAAGTCCCTTGATCGACAGTGAGAGGGTCTTCAGCACCTCCCGCTTCTCGGCTGCGGTTACGCGCTCGAACGTATCCACATAGTCGGGGTGAACAGGAAACAGGTCGACAAACTCGTCCAGCCGTTCGTTCATCCGTTCGTAGAAGCGGGTGAAGGGCGAGAGGTACTCGCGGATGCGGGCGTGTTGCTCGCCTGACTTCCGCAGCAGGCGCTGCGCGACGACGTACTTCACGTCCTGTCGGGCGATGTGGACCTGTTCGAAACGGTCGCGAACGCGCCGGACGCTTTCGCCGATGAAGGCGAAGCGGTGGTGGTCGAAGACAGCCTCTTGAACGCCGGCCACAAACCGGAATCGGAGGTCCTTGCAGACTTCGCCAACCTCGCGCAGGAAGTTCAGGTCGAGGATGATCTGCTGATCGTCGCGGCTGCGGAGATAGTCCAGCAGTTCGTCGACCACCAACAACAGACCGTGATCGGGATGCTCTGCAAGGAAGGCCGTGAGCATCTCCTCGAAGGCCCGTTTGCTGCTCGAGACCTCGGCGACGCTCGGGAAGGAGTACGCGACCCCGAGGGCGCGGAGACCTTCCTCGAGGGTGTCGACCACGATGTCGCGCAGAGGCATCGTCGTGGCCCCGATCTCCGTTCGAACGACCTTGAACTTGCCGGCTATTGCGACGGCCTGCTCGGAGACACCGGAGTGGGTGAGGACCTTCGCCAGGTCCTCATGCTCGGCAACACCGGAGATGACGGACATAAGGTGTGACTTGCCGGTGCCGTAGTTGCCGACGATGAGGATGCCCTTGTTGTCGGCCGGCGTGTCGTACTGAAGCTGCGGAAAGACCACGGACGTGAGCTTCTCGGCCATCTCGTCGGAGATCACATAGGTGCTCACGAGGCGGCGGGCCGCTTCGGTTTCGTCCGCGTCGCGAAGCTGAACGACGGTCTCGATCGGGTCGAACTGGACGAGGTCTTCGTACTTCATCCTGCGGCGGGTTCGACGTTGACGATCTGAACGTCGTCGATCGGGTAGTGGCGATACTCGGGATGGCCGGGTTCGGCGTAACGGAGGTGGTTGCCGTGAGTAGCTCCGCTCCAGGCAGCGACCACGGTCCACTGGCGCGAGAGGTCCTTCAGGAGGCGGAACGGGTTCTGACGGAGTGCGGTGTCGAACAGCAACTCCAGCCTGTCGAGCAGAACGACTTTGCTGTCCAGTTCGGCGAGTACTGCTTCAAGGAGCCGCCGGACTTGGCGGGGACGCTGAGACGAGGTCAAGTGGAGGAGACGGCGAGAGAGTTCCAAGTTCACGTTGACGAGAGGAGCGCCCGCCGCTTCTGCGACTTCCTCCAACACTGCGGCCTTGCCTCGGCCGTTGGAACCGACGAGAAGGACGAGGCGCTCGCTTCGTTGCTCGGCGTGGTGGATCGCCACTGTCACTTTCCGGGCGAGATCGGTGGTCATCAAGCGCTGCCGGTTATCGGGTCTTGGGGGCGACGACGATCATCGCGGGACTCTACACGCCGATACGCTTGGTTGGCTGCGGTAGCCTGACGTCGATGACGATCGGCGGCCGTGAAGAGCTGGAGGCCCTGCGCCGGGCGGGTCGGGTAGCGGCCCGATGTCTGGCGCGTATGGGCGAGGCGCTCGAGCCGGGCATGACGACCGCCGAACTCGATCTGATCGGTCGGGAGTACATGGAAGCGCGCGGCGCGCGTTCGGCGCCCGAGTTCTGCTACGACTTCCCGGCCGCGACCTGCATCAGCGTCAATGAGGAAGTCGCGCACGGCATCGCGGGCGACCGGCGGATCGAGGCGGGCGATCTGGTCCACGTTGACGTGTCGCTCGAACTCGACGGCTACTTCAGCGATACGGGCGCGGCGTACCCGGTGCCGCCGGTGAACGAGGTGCGGCGGCGGATGATCTCGGCCACCCGGCGGGCGCTGCGGGAGGCAATGCGGCAGGCGCGCCACGGTCGCCGCCTGCGCCACATCGGCCGCGCGATCGAGGAGACGGCGACCAGGGCTGGTTTCGGCCTGATCCGCAACCTGGGCTCGCACGGCATCGGCCGCTCGCTCCACGAGGAGCCGAAGTTCGTGCCTGGCTTCGACGACCCGAACGACGACCGCTTCCTGCATGACGGCATGGTGCTGACGATCGAGCCATTTCTTACCAACGGCCGCGAGCAGGCGAAGACCGCGAAGGACGGCTGGACGCTGCTCAACAGGCCCGGAACGACGACGGTCCAGTTCGAGCACACGATCATCGTCACCCGCAAGAAACCGCTAGTGATGACCTTGCCGTAGGTGGTTCGTACGTGAGTACTCCTCGTCACTGGCAAGAAGCCTCTGGTGATGACGCTGCCGTAGCGGGTGGAGCGGGGAGGAGCGAACGGCGACGGGGCGTGATCGGCACGGTTCTCGGCCTGAGCCTTGTCCTGGGGGCCGCCGCTTCCCATGCCCAGGAAACGGACGGACCCGCCGGCCGGACGGCGGACGAAGTGGCTCCCGTCGTGCTGAAGGCGGTCGCCTACCGGACCGTCTCGGCCGAAGTGACGCTCGTGGCCAGG
Protein-coding regions in this window:
- the brxF gene encoding BREX-3 system P-loop-containing protein BrxF — translated: MTTDLARKVTVAIHHAEQRSERLVLLVGSNGRGKAAVLEEVAEAAGAPLVNVNLELSRRLLHLTSSQRPRQVRRLLEAVLAELDSKVVLLDRLELLFDTALRQNPFRLLKDLSRQWTVVAAWSGATHGNHLRYAEPGHPEYRHYPIDDVQIVNVEPAAG
- the map gene encoding type I methionyl aminopeptidase, encoding MTIGGREELEALRRAGRVAARCLARMGEALEPGMTTAELDLIGREYMEARGARSAPEFCYDFPAATCISVNEEVAHGIAGDRRIEAGDLVHVDVSLELDGYFSDTGAAYPVPPVNEVRRRMISATRRALREAMRQARHGRRLRHIGRAIEETATRAGFGLIRNLGSHGIGRSLHEEPKFVPGFDDPNDDRFLHDGMVLTIEPFLTNGREQAKTAKDGWTLLNRPGTTTVQFEHTIIVTRKKPLVMTLP
- a CDS encoding DUF6079 family protein — translated: MKYEDLVQFDPIETVVQLRDADETEAARRLVSTYVISDEMAEKLTSVVFPQLQYDTPADNKGILIVGNYGTGKSHLMSVISGVAEHEDLAKVLTHSGVSEQAVAIAGKFKVVRTEIGATTMPLRDIVVDTLEEGLRALGVAYSFPSVAEVSSSKRAFEEMLTAFLAEHPDHGLLLVVDELLDYLRSRDDQQIILDLNFLREVGEVCKDLRFRFVAGVQEAVFDHHRFAFIGESVRRVRDRFEQVHIARQDVKYVVAQRLLRKSGEQHARIREYLSPFTRFYERMNERLDEFVDLFPVHPDYVDTFERVTAAEKREVLKTLSLSIKGLLACELPSEHPGLIAYDDYWSTLRGNPSFRTIPDIKAVIDCSQVLESRVEQAFGRPNYKPMALRIIHALSVHRLTTGGLDTPLGATPAELRDSLCLYQEGIEDLGGDPTDDLVSQVATVLREIHRTVSGQFISSNPENGQYYLDLKKTDDFDALIERRAESLDPARLDRYYYQALRQAMECTDETYVTGYRIWEHDLEWRSRKAARQGYLFFGAPNERSTAVPPRDFYIYFLQPNEPPSFKDERAQDEVLVHLTGADDEFRNILRSYAAAAELASTSSGHAKATYESKASGFLRSLVVWLQEHMDSAFEVVHRGRRKPLLAWTEGQAVPGLSAATTPSRINLRDLMNAVAGICLEAHFADRAPEYPSFSVLITAESRPQAAQDALRRIAGASRTRQAAAVLDALELLDGERLDPDNSRYARHILDALGRKGQGQVVNRSELIQELLGVEYMAPQTLRLEPEWVVVLLAALVHAGALVLLVSGRKFDASDLSTIAAISVDELARFKHVEPPKEWNVPGLRALFELLGQSPGVAALVTQGKEAPVRELQVGVQQMIDRLVRAEDAVRGGLQFWGQTLVREEETAHPVFNLARTKNFLETVQAFNTPGKLKNFRPDARDVRSHKAAIRALDEAESAQRLAVELAPAETYFAAAEAALSNSGPSSEEWTRQLQTTRKAVLAELANRSPQDTATVRRRVLSALDDLKRDYIERYLTLHTKARLGVNDDRRKTALLRDVRFARLDTLSAIDLLPTRQLEDLRKGLERLTTCFALTKEDLDARPTCSHCEFRPSMEDSSPGVATALASIDDRLDGILKAWSETLLANLDDPSTSENIALLDPERRTPVEAFLRSGELPESLTSELIDGVRAVLSGLVKVEANIGEVRTALLDGGSPAAPTEMKQRFAKYVDSLTKGEDPARVRIVLE